Genomic segment of Odontesthes bonariensis isolate fOdoBon6 chromosome 10, fOdoBon6.hap1, whole genome shotgun sequence:
TGCCTGTCGTCGCACAGCCTATTTTAGCTTTCAAAAGACTTCAGAGCCGAAGCAAATCTGCTGCTGCATTGTCTCCCCCTCAGGTCTGTTTTCCTGCAGAAAGCTTGAtgaaaagaggaagagaaggagaaatGTGGGTTGCGTTCTTCTGGATCAAGGATAGCTTTTAACCAGACCCTTACAGAACAAGGAAGCCTGCATCTACAGCACCTgccctccaaaataaaacattttcaagtTTTACAGCACAGTTTTGGTTTTTTAAATTGAACTGCAATGCTATGAGGACAAAGAGAAATTCTGGGTCTTATTCATATCAGTCTTAAAGACATTAGATCTTTGACCCACAAAATAGCCTCCTTTGGCTTTGATCCTAGCTCAGCCCAAACAAGTTCTATGAAGTTGTTGCTGGGTGACTGAGGTGGCCATGACATTACCGATAGTCAGTTTCCGTACAACCCCAGAAGTGTGTTTGGGGTTGCTACATTACACAGTTTGGACTCTCTAATCAGCTCCACGAACGTAGCATCCCACCTGAAGATGGAGCGATATCTGTGTAAAAAGTCCCAAACTTTGCCTGCAGCAAAACAAAGATCTGAAACTTTGACTTGTTGCCACCTTCCTCAGTCCAACATAGATGGTCCTTAGCCCTCTTCAGTCTCGTCTTATCTTGCAACTCTGCCATCTGACCTCTGACTCCAGGCCCTGACACTTTTCAAGCTCTTAGATCCAAACAATTAAGTGGATTTGAGGAGTTAAAGGTGTAATGTCTGTAACATTGAATCTTGTGCTGTTTGGTTTTTCTATGTTGAGAATTGGTGATGTAGCCTTTCTTGACGCTACTTTATAGCAATCAAACTGACTTTCATAAACATTGTGCTGTAGAACTTGGGAATGTTCAGTTGAATTTGGATTGCACTGTAAGGTGATATGAGTCGATATTGATGATGATGAGATACAATGACAGGCTAAcaattatttttgtcttttcttatAGTGTCATCTGTGGTCAAAAGGTGATGGCAGGGCTTACTGAGCTTCACTACTACTACTGCCCATTCCTAAAGATGGATGCCTGCCTGCTTCACGCCTGAGCCTGCACTCTGGGCTGCCTCCTTTCCCTCTTCTCCTTCTGCCTCTCCTTGTTCATTTCACACCTCTCCTTTCACACTCCTCAGCCAGTTGCTTCTGGCTTCAGTCCTAATCTCTCCTCCCACCTCACCATCCACATTCTCCTCCTGGAATTTCACAATATCTCTACAGTCTTTGTCTTAATTATGGCTTTCTACGGTCGGTCTCTGGACTCTCCTTGCACACTAGCCTTGCTTGTAGGCTTCCAGTTTGCCTTTGTGCTCTATTTTTCCCTTGGGGGCTTCAAAGGTCTGGTTTCTGTCCTGGTGCACACCACAGAGCCTGAGTTTGATTATTCTCGACCTCACGACGTCTACACCAACCTCAGTCATCTAGGGGTACCGCCTCCCCCGCCTCGCAACTTTAGCGCTGGAATTCCTGCCACAGGACAACCGCTAAGAGACTGCCCAATGCCATCCCCTCTGTTGGGTAAGAGATAGTTGTGTATACGGTATTGTATGTACACTACCGGTCAAATGTTTTAGAACACCCCAATTTTCCCAGTTATTTATTGCAATGCAAGTCGTGCAAGTCCAATGAACAGCTTGAAATTGTACAATCGTAAGTGGTGAACTTCCAGAGGTTAAAACAAAAGGTTAGGTTACCCAAATCTGAAAAATAATGTAAATTTCAGAATTAATCATTTTCAGGGAACGCGAAATGGGTTAACAAGTTTGACAATCAAGGTTGATCGAGCCTTTAAAGCTGGTGCTACTAATTCCTACAGGTGTTCCTACATTACTTGATTACCCCGTCTACAAAAAAGCTGTTTTGTAACACACTGTGGTACCCTCGTGAGGATCAGTTGAACAGTTTTGTACTGCAGAAAGTAGTGTTTTGCTACAAAAATGGCGAGAAGAAGGCAATTAACAATGGAAGAGAGACAGACCATAATAACACTTAAAAATGTAGGTTTTTCCTACAGAGAAATTACAAAGAAAGTCAAGGTGTCAGTGAGTACAGTTTCCTTCACCATCAAAAGGCTCTCAGAAACTGGGGGAAACTCTTGACAGGAAGAGGTCTGGCAGACCCAAAGCCACAACTGAATCAGAGGACAAGTTCCTGAGAGTTAACAGCTTGCGTGATAGGCGGCTCACAGGACAACAGCTTCAAGCACAGCTTAATAGTGGTCGTGGTAAGCAAGTCTCAGTTTCAACTGTAAGGAGAAGGCTTCGAGCTGCAGAAACGGCTACAAAACGGCTACCACAGCATTCTGCAGCACCATGCAATACCGTCTGGTATGCGCCTAGTGGGTCAGGGGTTCATCCTACAGCAAGATAATCACCCAAAACAAAAGTCCAAGCTATGCCAGAACTACctcaggaaaaaaagaacaagatgcTAAACTTGAAAACATGGGGTGGCCAGCACAGTCTCCAGACTTAAACCCCATCGTGCTGATTTGGGATGAACTGGGCAGAAGGGTAAAAGCAAAGCAACCTACAAGTGCCACACATTTATGGGAACTTCTGCAACTGAGTTGGGAAGAACTTTCTGAAGAATATTTGATTTCTATTGTAGAAAGAATGCCACGAGTGTGTTCAGCTGTTATATCAGCCAAAGGTGGCAAAATACATTTTGGTCCATAAATTGATTCcatgatttcttttctttttttaagcttcaattttcctatttttatTGCAATGAGACATTAAAGTAatcattttcaataaaaaaaaaactaaagaaattgGGGAGTTCTAAAACTTTTGAATGGTAGTGTATGTATTCTGTTTAAGTTAACACATAGTTATTCAATTCAACCCACAGCGACGGCGCagagtgtttatttttttgctaaCCTGTTGAAACGAATTCAACAAATCCTTTTCCCcctctgtttccttttcttttctttacctTCCTTCCTACAGTTGGACCTGTGTCTGTTCACCTTTCATCTCCTCTGTCTATGGAGGAGATCAGACAGAGGAACCCATTAGTGTTGCCTGGTGGGCGCTACCGGCCCCCGGACTGTGAACCCCGCCACCACACTGCAATAGTGGTACCATACCGGAACCGACAGACCCACCTCCGTGCCCTGCTCTACCACCTCCACCCTTTCCTACAGAGACAGCAGATCCACTACAGCATCTACATCGTACAGCAGGTCAGGTTATGCATCTGTCTTTTAGAGTAGGGTGCTTTAAGATGATATTATTGATATGGTTAATCAAAGCGGCTGTCGACCGTAGCTCTCCATGAACAAAACCTATCCATTCTGCAGCAGTAATGTTGGTAATGTAGGTAAGGGATTTTTGATCTCAATAAGACTTTTTCCTGGTTAGGTAAAGGTTATAATAAAAACAGAGTAATAGTGGGGCAGTAGCTGTAAAATGCAGGTGATTTACACGTGTAAATAATCGACTTAATTTACAAATCTTTTACTTTTAAGAGATTATTGACGACCTACAGTGTTGCTAACTCTACTTCTGAATGTCTTCCACCACTTACGCTACTGGTGTATATCCAGTCTTGTCCTGCTGACAACTTTAGACTTGAGCCAATAACAAACACATTATTTGCATGCCCACAGTAGATGACACTCAAGCTTTGTGGGAAAGTAAAATatgctttttaaatgaattcaGGCGGGTCACTGTCATGATGCCTGTAGCTTGCAGTTTAACCATCGTAGAAGAtggttgttttcctttttctacTCCAGCAGTGAAAATGTAGTGTCCTCCTAAAAGACATAATCTCCTTTTGGAAAATCAAAGTAGGAATAATTAGCCATACTTTTGCTCACTCAGTGTTAATGCTCATTGTGAAAGAAAACTCTGGTGTTCTGCAATAATACATCTTAAATGTCCCTGAACCAGTTGAAATGATGTACTCAAAACGTGGCGCTTTCTCTTTTTCGGAGTAGTAGGTGAACATGTAAAGTATTGCAATCTGCTCTATTTCTGGCTTCAGTGGGGAAATGGTACTTTTAACCGAGCCAAGCTGCTAAATGTTGGGTTTCGGGAGGCTCTCAGAGATGAAGACTGGAGCTGCATCTTCCTTCATGATGTTGACTTGCTGCCTGAGAATGACCACAACACCTATACCTGCCACAAACAGTTTCCCACACACCTGTCTGTGGCCATGGACAAGTTCCGATACAGGTAGTAAAAAAGCATAAACAAGTGTATGAGTGGATTTCTCTGTTCATGAATCGGCCTTAGACGTAATTTTCAAGACTGGACGTGATCTGGCCCTCCCAGGTTGCCATACCCACAGTATTTTGGTGGGGTGTCTGCAGTGACCCCGGACCAGTACATGAAGATGAATGGCTTTCCTAACCAGTACTGGGGCTGGGGCGGAGAGGATGATGACATCGCTGCCAggtaaaaaacagacaaatgagGCAGAGGCACACACCCTGCATGATTACAGAATGAGCTGTAAACTGTGCACGCTGACGTGTCAGATGTGAGCAGGTGTTCAACATAAAAACTATAAGCACAGGCATTTCAGCCTTTCTCTTCCTTAACTTTTCAATTTCTTTTGCTTTACTCATTCATCTTTCTGTGTTGTTTACAATTTTATTACCTCCTATTTTCCTTTCCCTTTATTTAAATTCATGTGCCCTAACATCATCTTTCATCTTCATGTCTCCTCCCATTGCCTTCACTTTGCTTTATATCTTTTGGAATGGGCTCAGTGGATACGTTTGCATCGACTAGCTTGCAGATTTTCACAGGACTGCTTACTTCAGATTTCAGGAAGTATTCATTATTCTTCTCATTCCGAGCTGCGGTCCCCTCTCTCCACTCCCTGGCTCTCAGAGCTTTTGCATGTATGTTGTGCCATGCAATGAATGCAGTACTCTGACTTCTGTGTATGATGtttgcaaattaaaaaaaatggaggaCGTGCACAACATTAGTTGCATGATTTTGATAGGCAAGCAAAAGATGGAAAAAGGGAACCACTTTGTTTTCCACCACCAGTAGGCTTTAGAAGTATGTTTTTCAACCACAATTCCTTTCTTGCTCTATTAGTTTACTTTTTCAGCTCTTATTTGCATTCCCTAAATGCTCTTATAACAAGTAGTTTTCTTTGTAGATGTAACAAAAAATAGCATTAATAGTTGATCACCTAATTAGTGACTTTGAGATTAGTTTCCCAGTTTAGTGTTCGGAAATATACTGGTGAAAAACCAACTTTTTCTTTGAACCACTGTGATTGCTGCTTATCCAGAGTGCGGCTGTCTGGCATGAAGATTGTGCGCCCTCCGGTGGCTATTGGTCATTACAAGATGATCAAGCATAAAGGAGACAGAGGCAATGAGCAAAATCCACGCAGGTATGTATGGATACTACCACAGACTcagaaataatttatttataatttaatttaTAGGGCCTTCTTTTTAATCTTGATTCTCATTGGGGTCTGCTGTcttattgggggggggggggggggggggggggggtgttcttGAAAAAAATCCAATTTGATTTCACACTGGTAAATGTGCAGTATATACTTCTCTGCAGACTTCATTCCAAATTTGGCAACAGGTATCAGAATTTTTCCAAATGGTTTTGCAGTAAAAGTAGTCCTATGCTATATGGTGACACATAAACATGCGCGTTCCCTTCTGCTCTATGGTGCCAACAGTATCTAGTGCCACAGGCTGCACCCTCTTATTGTATCAAATGTATTACATTTATCTTTTCAATGCCTAAAGTGCTAAATCAACTGTTTTTAAGAGGTCTATTTCCAGTTTTCATGTGTCCGTTTCACTGCTAAAACGATCGTCTTACAGTTAAAAAAATGCTTGTTGGTTCTTGAGTTGCAGTCGTCAAAATAAATTCCAAAACCCTTTCACTATGTCAGTTAAGCTTGACAGTGAAATGCATAGACGCGCATATATGTTATGGTGTTTGTCATTCCAGATTCGACCTTCTGAAAAGGACTAGACTCAACTGGCGTTCGGATGGCCTCAACTCGTTGACCTATGAGCTGCTTTCCAAAGAGCTGGAGCCGCTCTACACCAATCTGACCATCAACATTGGAGAGGACCCCCGTCTGCCTCAGGGCAAAGCCTCCAATCCTGTGAAAACGACAACCTCTGTCCAGCACCGAAGCACCAGCAAAATCGGAGGCACAGTTGAACCGGAAAGGAAGCTGGGAGGAGATGTGACAACAAATAGAACTGTGGCCCAGGTGGCGGGTCAAAAAACAGGACCTGCCCAGGCAAAGACAGCAAATCAAACCACACATCAGAAGACAGGACTGCTGACATAAGAAGAggtatataataaaaaaaaatcattacatCTGTAGCATGGAGTGGCTTCCCCTTTCATTTTGATCTGTAAGAGAAGAGAAAGGAAAGAAGCATAGGTCTGTTGTGTTAAAAGTAGTAAACCACTGGATCAAAAGAGGAAGCTGGTTTTGCCTATAAGGGTGCATTCATGAACACTACCGATTCACCTCCTCGGGGTTTATCATCTACTGAATGTGACACTTGCTCTAGTGAAAGGAGCATATTTGTGATTATGTCCATGACTAGACCAGAAGTAGAAAGATGAACAACTCGGTCATATCCACGTAGAGGTCCAAAACAAACTCACTTAAATGCGACAGCAAATACATAACCCTCTGCAGACAGACATCACAGGCTGCAAGTAACACATCTGCATACTTGCAGCTTCATCCTGTCTCCCGAAAAAAGCTGCTGCTGTCTGTCCACCTCACTTTACAGTGGGTTTGTGTTTCCGTGCCTTCTCTCTTTTATGCGCATTTTATAGATTAATATAGTTGCTTTTAGATGCTGACCCTGGGGAAGATTACCTCTCCTGCCACGTGGGAAAAGTTTGGGAGGATAAAGCTGATCCTGGATCGAGACTAAGTATTTGTTCCAGGGATGCTGTTTTATATTCGCGTGCATTTATCAGTCGCGGACCAACTCCATAGTTACTGGACAATTGTAgagtttatatttatatggagAGACTTCTTTATTTGTGTACTGGTTTGTTTTATTGTCCTTCATTATAGTCTGGTGCCTCTCTCTCTGACATTTAGTTTATAGACAATCAAATTATATGGGAAGATAATTCTGTATCCAACCACAtaacaaaaatgacaaacataGACTTGGCATGATAGTTGTTGTCTACTTTGACTAAACTCTTGATACATGGATAGACCTGCACCCCTGATATTATCTATGGGTTTCATCATTTGTTTCTTTCAGAATAGTCgggtatgggggggggggagcaccGTGCATGGGTTTGGATCAGCTTTTAACTAGATGGCCTCAGTGCATCTTAAAGCTACAAATGAGTgtttgcttcttcttcttcctcctcgttCGCCCCAGTGAAGCTTTTCTGTCGTAAAAGGGTGgagacaaagaagaagaaaacatgtCAGACTGAAATGTATCGCTTTATATAGAATTTGGAGTGCTGCCCAATCTGGATATGCATGTAGGTCACTTTCGTTGATCAGTTACGTCATCTTCTTGTACAACTTCTGACATTAACTTGTAGGTTGCTTTCTTTTAATATCAGCCCTTTGGAATGTATTTTTGTTAGTGTTCATTCTAGTTCATTTTGTAAAGGGAGAGTTTATCTGGTGAGTGTAGTCGGTGTAATAGGGGGGGGGACTGAAATCTGTAGGCACTAGGATTGTTCGCTGCTATTTGAAACTGTACCACTACATATAGCTTCAGATGAGGTACTGTAACACTTGGTGTGGAATTTTGTCATCACACTAACAGATAATGTATGAGTTAGCCTAATTTGaatgtatttaatttatttgatttaatttatttattatgtcAGTGATAGAGCAAAGGGTGTAAACTTCAAAAGTGATCTTGCGGTGTAGATGTGTTCTCCAATGTAGACCAGATTGTTATCCTTTTATACTCCACGTCTACATTTCTTAGATTAACATTGTGCCTCATGAAATAAGGCCATATCACTGAGGAACTGAGGGTGTACTGCGGCGTTAGATGTGAGCGGCCCCAAGTGGCGCAGTGTGGTGTAGCACCCGCTGAGAGAAGCCTTGAATGAAACTGCAGTGCTGTGACATGAATGTTAATCATTAGTGTTCACCATTCACAGGTTTCAGCCAATCAAATCTTTGCATCGCCCTGTGAGGAGGGTGTCTCATTTCAGTACCACA
This window contains:
- the b4galt3 gene encoding beta-1,4-galactosyltransferase 3; amino-acid sequence: MAFYGRSLDSPCTLALLVGFQFAFVLYFSLGGFKGLVSVLVHTTEPEFDYSRPHDVYTNLSHLGVPPPPPRNFSAGIPATGQPLRDCPMPSPLLVGPVSVHLSSPLSMEEIRQRNPLVLPGGRYRPPDCEPRHHTAIVVPYRNRQTHLRALLYHLHPFLQRQQIHYSIYIVQQWGNGTFNRAKLLNVGFREALRDEDWSCIFLHDVDLLPENDHNTYTCHKQFPTHLSVAMDKFRYRLPYPQYFGGVSAVTPDQYMKMNGFPNQYWGWGGEDDDIAARVRLSGMKIVRPPVAIGHYKMIKHKGDRGNEQNPRRFDLLKRTRLNWRSDGLNSLTYELLSKELEPLYTNLTINIGEDPRLPQGKASNPVKTTTSVQHRSTSKIGGTVEPERKLGGDVTTNRTVAQVAGQKTGPAQAKTANQTTHQKTGLLT